The proteins below are encoded in one region of Paenibacillus albus:
- a CDS encoding zinc-dependent alcohol dehydrogenase has product MNKKHTRRGGGIVAAKRLDFIAPKEVAWFEIEEAALQSDEVRLSTLYSGISAGTQLTAYRGVNPFVQKQFNEAARIFEAREQGETSLYPVRGCWGYEEVGIVTELGSAVNGIKESDIVYGTWGHKSSNTVSASFAREHLLPEGLDPLAGIYSQMGTIALNAVLDADIHIGETVAVFGQGVPGQLVAQLARLNGADVIAIDLDDYRLGFSRRLGAAHTINSRQTADVSKLIKELTGGKGADVAIEISGAAGALHEAIRCLAYNGRVVTAGFYQGGARDLYLGEEFHHNRISLIGSQISGINLQLTHRWDRLRMERTVMELARSGRLKLTELVTHQVAFEQADAAYRMLDTNAEPALQVVLKF; this is encoded by the coding sequence ATGAATAAGAAGCATACAAGGAGAGGCGGCGGTATCGTGGCGGCAAAGCGGTTGGATTTTATCGCACCGAAGGAAGTGGCATGGTTCGAGATCGAGGAGGCTGCATTGCAGTCGGATGAAGTGAGACTATCTACGCTGTATTCGGGCATAAGCGCGGGCACACAGCTAACGGCGTACCGAGGCGTGAATCCGTTCGTGCAAAAGCAGTTCAACGAAGCAGCGCGGATCTTCGAGGCTCGCGAACAAGGCGAAACCTCGCTTTACCCCGTCCGCGGCTGCTGGGGCTACGAGGAAGTCGGCATCGTAACGGAGCTGGGCAGCGCCGTTAACGGCATTAAGGAAAGCGACATCGTCTACGGCACATGGGGGCACAAGTCCTCGAATACCGTAAGCGCAAGCTTCGCGCGCGAGCATCTGCTTCCGGAAGGACTTGACCCGCTTGCGGGCATCTACTCGCAGATGGGCACGATTGCGCTTAATGCCGTTCTCGATGCGGATATTCACATTGGCGAGACGGTTGCCGTCTTCGGTCAAGGCGTTCCGGGCCAGCTTGTTGCCCAGCTTGCGCGGCTGAATGGAGCTGATGTCATCGCCATAGATTTGGATGATTATCGGCTCGGGTTCTCTCGGAGGCTCGGCGCTGCACATACAATCAATTCTCGTCAAACAGCCGACGTATCCAAGCTCATCAAAGAGCTGACCGGAGGCAAAGGAGCCGATGTGGCGATCGAGATTTCCGGCGCGGCAGGCGCGCTGCATGAAGCGATTCGCTGCCTGGCTTACAATGGGCGAGTGGTTACAGCGGGCTTCTACCAAGGCGGGGCGCGTGATCTCTATCTAGGCGAGGAGTTCCATCACAACCGCATTTCTCTGATTGGCTCGCAAATTAGCGGCATTAATCTTCAGCTGACCCATCGCTGGGACCGGCTGCGCATGGAACGTACCGTAATGGAGCTGGCCCGGTCAGGAAGGCTGAAGCTGACGGAGCTCGTTACTCATCAAGTCGCTTTCGAACAAGCGGATGCGGCGTATCGGATGCTGGATACGAATGCGGAGCCGGCGCTGCAAGTCGTTTTGAAATTTTAA
- a CDS encoding outer membrane protein assembly factor BamB family protein — MNNKLRTKHKLLGLLAAALLTTCAAQGAAAQANNINTSYSFDSMLSSENKVPGAKPLWTAELDKPTTENREQPALALSNGNLYYVAGGVLHARNAKTGKQLWTYGSKLKSGSAAAVNGSIYVSGQTDNSIYRVDAAGAGKRVYQLAKTDALTSFSIDGSTLYLTTSKGLVSVNLATGKENWHNTMRGSQFMTRVGHVLLNPSVESGAITYNTWYAVDALTGKTLWQLSGSHSSLLKTEGTKLFLVDDWPKTDSSKYVVDIDVVDLNTGKVMTSKSFVPIKEGTDPLGQYASRIVMDANNLYISTQTGELYNYNFNADQATIQPSVMGDNGSWILGPYDGKMFYRNGNNIGIHARKLADQTAVYYEGLDNPVSRVDVIQSGMFVGQTDGELYALNVTTGKALFRYQTPARNYGQFQVSGSQLLVQAEGKLYAFALPTELTQPLSTSTPESAYKKAEATLSLGGKSKPVNPGMMTINNRMLVPLRFLSEELGAKVNYDAAAKQAVIALGDHSFTIQAGVPYAEKGTSKEQVALVSPPVVLNSSLYLPISDAGSLLGVKVVWNGGSRTVEVTTG; from the coding sequence ATGAACAACAAACTTAGAACCAAACATAAACTGCTCGGCCTGCTGGCGGCGGCCTTGCTAACAACTTGCGCGGCGCAAGGCGCTGCCGCGCAAGCAAACAACATAAATACGAGCTATAGCTTCGACTCTATGCTAAGCTCGGAGAATAAAGTGCCCGGGGCAAAGCCGCTCTGGACGGCCGAGCTGGATAAGCCGACCACAGAGAACCGCGAGCAGCCGGCGCTTGCGCTGTCGAACGGCAATCTCTACTACGTAGCAGGAGGCGTGCTGCACGCGCGAAACGCGAAGACAGGCAAGCAGCTCTGGACCTACGGCTCCAAGCTGAAGTCGGGCTCCGCAGCTGCGGTGAATGGCTCCATCTATGTAAGCGGCCAGACGGACAACAGCATCTACCGCGTCGACGCAGCCGGTGCAGGCAAGCGTGTCTATCAGCTGGCGAAGACCGATGCCTTGACCTCTTTCTCCATCGATGGCAGCACGCTGTACCTGACTACGTCGAAAGGGCTCGTCTCGGTTAACCTCGCCACAGGCAAAGAAAACTGGCATAACACAATGAGAGGCTCGCAGTTCATGACGAGGGTCGGCCATGTACTGCTCAATCCCTCCGTCGAATCCGGCGCGATCACGTACAATACGTGGTACGCCGTTGATGCGCTAACCGGCAAGACGCTTTGGCAGCTCAGCGGCAGCCACTCGAGCCTGCTGAAGACCGAGGGGACGAAGCTGTTCCTGGTCGACGACTGGCCGAAGACGGACAGCAGCAAATACGTCGTGGACATCGATGTCGTTGACTTAAATACAGGCAAAGTCATGACCAGCAAGTCATTCGTTCCGATCAAAGAGGGAACCGACCCGCTAGGCCAATACGCGAGCAGAATCGTCATGGATGCGAATAACCTGTACATATCCACTCAGACGGGCGAGCTCTACAACTATAACTTCAACGCAGATCAAGCGACCATCCAGCCATCCGTAATGGGCGACAACGGTTCTTGGATCCTCGGGCCATACGATGGCAAGATGTTCTATCGCAACGGTAACAACATCGGCATCCACGCGCGCAAGCTTGCCGATCAGACTGCCGTCTATTACGAAGGACTGGACAATCCGGTGAGCCGCGTCGATGTCATCCAATCCGGCATGTTCGTCGGACAGACGGACGGCGAGCTCTACGCGCTGAACGTCACAACGGGCAAAGCGCTGTTCCGTTATCAGACGCCTGCGCGCAACTACGGGCAGTTCCAAGTGTCAGGCAGCCAGCTGCTTGTGCAGGCAGAGGGAAAGCTGTACGCCTTCGCGCTGCCTACGGAGCTTACACAACCGCTGAGCACCAGCACCCCGGAGAGCGCGTACAAGAAAGCGGAAGCTACGCTCAGTTTGGGCGGAAAGAGCAAGCCGGTCAATCCCGGCATGATGACGATCAATAATCGGATGCTGGTTCCGCTTCGTTTTCTCTCTGAGGAGCTCGGGGCCAAAGTCAACTATGACGCAGCAGCGAAACAAGCTGTAATTGCATTAGGCGACCATAGCTTCACCATCCAAGCGGGCGTCCCATACGCGGAGAAGGGCACGAGCAAAGAGCAGGTCGCGCTCGTCTCCCCGCCGGTTGTTCTGAATAGCAGCTTATACCTTCCCATCAGCGATGCAGGCAGCCTCCTTGGCGTTAAAGTCGTATGGAACGGAGGCTCGCGGACGGTGGAAGTGACAACCGGATGA
- a CDS encoding alpha-L-rhamnosidase-related protein, whose amino-acid sequence MNKNYIQNTAKPAAAQAIWYDESGQGRNLYARFRLTLDLPEKPSQALLHLFADTTYQLSVNGEYVQSGSVRFDPRHPVYDTHDLGELLTAGRNVIAIQVNYVGHKTFITMLSQAGFTAWGEVTLASGERMELTTGVADWKAAAVPAYRYAAKSSLFLKAADHYDQRLDEIGWSGREFDDSSWQRGVVLANQAAWGEPEARNIPFMSGELVQAEKVLHLLPLEQREQIHAFSVPMPHVNEIHMPDQTSRFLTVKTWIYAPAAMDVTLGLFYQNTWMNGEPIAKGLYADDMSMRLNHRVSLREGWNEYFAKNDSLQDMFHHYLALPNNRGLVVSAERNAESHVSFRRSPVVTEELFQSALNGKVLPYTADDQLDAIGGWIDVTADEQGESPTMSTGWESFGHAFESVTVEEISDREFKLADYPEGFSLLLDLGLTRLVQPRIVLEGAGGAAVDLTYGEHLNADGKHLRHYHWYGLGDRAYADERQTVLDWRLTQPRGFRYVQLTVRGPKQDVKLKALELRSASYPVETKGSFRCSDPLLEQIWEMGVRTEAVNMEDAYTDCVTRERGQYIRDTIIQYHNNLAVFGDHALMRRSLQLMGQSPDATGKFRAVYPNTGDYTISDFALNALEGFWAYYAQTGDASIIETYWGAMQHNLAWFHELADEREDMLLDAEWDVKRGIEAHYGGFHGDLAIVKGYMDIIGIHCVFSCTYLIALRSAAKLAEAIGKEAELAALNRRIAIVERSIRETFWNEELGCYSDNDKHSTHSAHASLFAARAGVLAPEQLEPVCRHVARELKSLFVNGYGPEDGVKVSPSFSFYIFEGLYAIGLTETAETMMRQGWGWFLQKGLKQTPEYYDLGQSLCHAWSSCPTYFMSRHVLGVQLPEIGRHPNEVVIDVQAAGVTSAEGAVPHALGLIEVKWHLGDDGKRVFDYVRVPAGLTARIVK is encoded by the coding sequence GTGAATAAGAATTATATTCAAAATACAGCCAAACCAGCCGCTGCACAGGCCATTTGGTACGACGAAAGCGGACAAGGGCGCAACCTGTATGCTCGGTTCCGGCTAACGCTCGATCTGCCGGAGAAGCCGTCGCAAGCGCTGCTGCATCTATTCGCAGATACGACCTATCAGCTGTCTGTGAACGGGGAGTACGTGCAATCGGGCTCGGTTCGTTTCGATCCTCGTCATCCGGTTTATGATACGCATGATCTGGGCGAGCTGCTAACGGCCGGCAGAAACGTTATTGCCATTCAGGTCAACTACGTCGGACACAAAACCTTTATCACGATGCTGTCTCAGGCAGGTTTTACGGCTTGGGGCGAAGTGACGCTAGCGAGCGGCGAGCGGATGGAGCTGACAACAGGCGTTGCGGACTGGAAAGCCGCGGCTGTCCCGGCGTATCGTTATGCGGCCAAATCGAGCTTGTTCCTGAAAGCGGCGGATCATTACGATCAGCGTCTTGACGAGATTGGCTGGAGCGGGCGCGAGTTCGACGATAGCAGCTGGCAGCGAGGCGTGGTGCTTGCGAATCAAGCAGCTTGGGGCGAGCCGGAAGCGCGGAATATTCCGTTCATGTCCGGAGAGCTGGTGCAAGCGGAGAAGGTGCTTCATCTGCTGCCGCTTGAGCAGCGCGAGCAGATTCATGCGTTCAGCGTGCCAATGCCGCATGTGAACGAGATTCATATGCCGGATCAGACGAGCCGGTTCTTGACGGTGAAGACGTGGATTTACGCACCGGCTGCGATGGACGTTACGCTCGGGCTGTTCTATCAGAACACGTGGATGAATGGCGAGCCGATTGCTAAGGGACTGTATGCCGATGACATGAGCATGCGCCTGAACCACCGCGTCAGCTTACGCGAAGGCTGGAACGAATATTTTGCCAAAAACGATTCGCTCCAAGATATGTTCCACCACTATTTGGCATTGCCTAACAACCGCGGCTTAGTCGTCTCGGCGGAGCGGAACGCGGAATCTCATGTAAGCTTCCGCCGCTCGCCTGTCGTCACAGAAGAGCTGTTCCAATCTGCTCTAAACGGAAAGGTGCTTCCTTATACGGCAGACGATCAGCTTGACGCAATTGGCGGTTGGATTGACGTCACAGCGGATGAACAGGGAGAAAGCCCGACGATGTCGACGGGTTGGGAATCCTTCGGCCATGCGTTCGAATCCGTTACAGTCGAGGAAATTAGCGACCGCGAGTTCAAGCTGGCTGACTATCCGGAAGGCTTCTCGCTATTGCTCGATCTTGGCTTAACGCGGCTTGTTCAACCACGTATCGTGCTCGAAGGCGCAGGCGGAGCTGCGGTGGACCTAACCTACGGCGAGCATCTGAATGCCGACGGCAAGCATCTGCGCCACTATCACTGGTACGGTCTTGGCGACCGCGCGTATGCGGATGAGCGGCAGACCGTGCTCGATTGGCGGCTTACGCAGCCAAGAGGCTTCCGCTACGTGCAGCTAACGGTTCGCGGTCCGAAGCAGGATGTGAAGCTGAAGGCTCTCGAGCTGCGCTCGGCAAGCTATCCGGTGGAGACGAAAGGCTCATTCCGCTGCTCCGATCCGCTTCTGGAGCAAATATGGGAGATGGGCGTCCGCACCGAAGCCGTGAACATGGAGGACGCGTACACCGACTGCGTGACGCGCGAGCGCGGACAATACATCCGCGATACGATTATTCAGTACCACAACAACCTTGCCGTCTTCGGCGACCATGCGCTTATGCGCCGCAGCCTGCAGCTGATGGGGCAGTCGCCGGATGCGACCGGCAAGTTCAGAGCGGTGTACCCGAATACGGGCGACTATACGATTTCGGACTTTGCGCTTAATGCGCTCGAAGGGTTCTGGGCGTACTATGCCCAGACCGGAGATGCCTCGATTATTGAGACCTACTGGGGTGCGATGCAGCACAATCTCGCTTGGTTCCACGAGCTGGCCGACGAGCGCGAGGACATGCTGCTTGACGCGGAGTGGGATGTGAAGCGCGGCATTGAGGCGCACTATGGCGGCTTCCACGGCGACCTCGCCATCGTCAAAGGCTACATGGACATTATCGGCATTCACTGCGTATTCAGCTGCACCTATCTGATTGCGCTGCGGAGCGCGGCGAAGCTCGCGGAAGCCATTGGCAAAGAAGCTGAGCTCGCAGCGCTGAACCGCCGCATTGCAATCGTCGAACGCTCCATTCGCGAGACGTTCTGGAACGAAGAGCTCGGCTGCTACAGCGACAACGATAAGCATTCGACGCACTCGGCGCATGCGAGCTTGTTCGCGGCCCGTGCAGGCGTGCTCGCCCCAGAGCAGCTGGAGCCGGTTTGCCGCCACGTTGCGCGCGAGCTGAAGTCACTGTTCGTGAACGGTTACGGTCCGGAGGACGGCGTGAAGGTTAGCCCAAGCTTCTCGTTCTATATTTTTGAAGGGCTATATGCGATTGGGCTGACAGAGACGGCAGAGACGATGATGCGCCAAGGCTGGGGCTGGTTCCTGCAGAAGGGATTGAAGCAAACGCCGGAGTATTACGATCTCGGACAAAGTCTATGCCATGCTTGGTCATCTTGCCCGACGTACTTTATGTCGAGACATGTGCTTGGCGTGCAGCTGCCGGAGATTGGCCGCCATCCGAATGAAGTCGTCATTGACGTGCAGGCCGCCGGAGTGACTTCGGCCGAAGGCGCTGTTCCGCACGCGCTTGGACTTATTGAAGTGAAATGGCATCTTGGCGACGATGGCAAGCGCGTCTTCGACTACGTTCGGGTGCCGGCAGGATTAACGGCGCGAATTGTCAAATGA
- a CDS encoding ChbG/HpnK family deacetylase produces the protein MNTNEQQIRLITRADDAGSARTADRAILDAIEGGIVRNVSLMAVGPTIEHAAELLAARRDVCFGIHGTLNAEWTDVRWGPILGAAKVPSLVESDTGMFTPTPAHFLNHPPVIDEVMAELQAQLDRLRSLGFNIGYADSHMVFEWAIPQIAEPFDRWCEREGIRNYRRYSKQLPEAAAAGADMESDPVTALIKRLKQAEPGQYLIVGHPGYDEADMLAFGNADYKSEQIVADRINERLMFMREDVLACVKERGIVPIRYDEAAELE, from the coding sequence ATGAATACGAATGAGCAACAGATTCGACTTATTACGCGCGCCGATGATGCGGGGAGTGCCCGCACGGCGGACCGCGCCATCCTGGATGCAATTGAGGGCGGCATCGTCCGCAATGTATCGCTAATGGCGGTCGGTCCGACGATCGAGCACGCGGCTGAGCTGCTTGCTGCTCGCCGCGATGTCTGCTTCGGCATCCACGGAACGCTGAACGCGGAGTGGACCGATGTGCGCTGGGGACCGATTCTTGGCGCGGCGAAGGTGCCGTCATTAGTCGAGTCGGACACGGGGATGTTCACGCCGACACCGGCACATTTTCTCAATCATCCGCCGGTTATTGATGAAGTGATGGCTGAGCTGCAAGCACAGCTGGACCGGCTGCGCAGCCTCGGCTTCAACATTGGCTATGCTGATTCGCACATGGTGTTTGAGTGGGCCATTCCGCAAATTGCAGAGCCATTCGACCGTTGGTGCGAGCGCGAAGGCATTCGCAATTATCGTCGCTACAGCAAGCAATTGCCTGAAGCAGCGGCGGCTGGAGCAGACATGGAGAGCGATCCGGTAACTGCGCTCATTAAGCGCTTGAAGCAAGCCGAGCCGGGCCAATATCTCATCGTCGGCCATCCGGGCTATGATGAAGCGGATATGCTCGCATTCGGCAATGCGGATTACAAGAGCGAGCAGATCGTTGCCGACCGGATTAACGAGCGTCTCATGTTCATGCGCGAGGATGTGCTTGCTTGCGTGAAGGAGCGGGGCATCGTTCCGATTCGCTACGACGAAGCAGCAGAGCTTGAATAA
- a CDS encoding sensor histidine kinase → MLSLLRDSIKGRMMVILLLSSIVPVSLLGGLSYYSFNSFMENKLKSGIQENLEKELIGLDNILKNLNFSAQQLALDKAITTKVQRYMVSDDQVERKEILLDVLDRMSLINYTSPFAGIIAILDTKNNQPFMQSYPTLSTIDVSQHPLLLEANGVQYYAPHLSTDKYNEKNTQVFSLARKVNDYETNTSFYVYVESNFNTLQRLFNNVQYGEPVKHLLLDRNNRIVYSEDPSNFPVKTVFKTIDKKSSLHNLRFIAASEQGWKLAVVMRGDSFQKEVDSWFRKFITVGLFSLLLSLLLAYICWRTIYRPLHVFRREIEGVGDDLANRPKKWLRLREFDEVLGRFYAMKDRVFDLLKEIERREKARSNVEVEKLRHQINPHFIHNTLNTVQVIAKMNKQNEIVRLITHFTRILHYNLGKEGTHVRVQEEVDNINDYLALQSIRYSHQFDVQMDIDPSTLGEMIPRFVLQPLVENAIYHGFRNRDGMIKVSIATHPEGGIVMCVADNGEGMPPERLQSLLEDKSSGGRSVGMGIGLSFVHRLIQAYYGESSGLRIESELGKGLRLRYSS, encoded by the coding sequence ATGCTGTCTCTGCTTCGGGATTCCATCAAAGGCAGAATGATGGTCATTCTGCTGCTCAGCTCTATCGTTCCCGTGTCGCTGCTTGGCGGCTTATCTTACTACTCGTTTAATTCCTTTATGGAGAACAAGCTGAAGAGCGGGATCCAGGAAAATCTGGAGAAGGAGCTTATCGGCCTCGACAATATTCTGAAAAACTTGAATTTCTCTGCCCAGCAGCTGGCACTCGATAAAGCGATTACGACGAAGGTGCAGCGGTATATGGTATCCGATGATCAGGTGGAGCGCAAAGAGATTTTGCTCGACGTGCTCGACCGGATGTCGCTCATTAACTATACAAGCCCTTTCGCGGGCATTATTGCCATACTTGATACGAAGAATAACCAGCCTTTTATGCAAAGCTACCCCACTCTTAGCACGATTGACGTCTCGCAGCATCCTCTGCTGCTTGAAGCAAACGGCGTGCAGTATTACGCCCCTCACCTTTCAACAGACAAGTACAACGAAAAAAATACGCAGGTGTTCTCGCTCGCTCGCAAGGTGAACGATTATGAGACGAACACCTCGTTCTATGTATACGTGGAGAGCAATTTCAATACCCTTCAGCGGTTGTTTAACAATGTGCAGTACGGAGAACCCGTGAAGCACCTGCTGCTGGATCGGAATAATCGGATTGTTTACAGCGAGGATCCGTCGAATTTTCCGGTGAAGACCGTTTTTAAGACAATAGACAAGAAGAGCTCGCTGCACAATTTGCGTTTCATCGCAGCAAGCGAACAAGGCTGGAAGCTCGCCGTCGTCATGAGGGGCGATTCTTTCCAGAAGGAAGTGGACTCGTGGTTCCGCAAGTTTATTACGGTAGGGCTATTCTCGCTGCTTCTCAGTTTGCTGCTGGCCTATATTTGTTGGCGAACGATCTACCGGCCGCTTCATGTGTTCAGGCGGGAGATCGAAGGCGTCGGCGACGACCTGGCGAATCGTCCGAAGAAGTGGCTGCGGCTGCGCGAATTCGACGAGGTGCTCGGCAGGTTCTATGCGATGAAGGATCGCGTCTTCGATCTGCTGAAAGAAATCGAGCGGCGGGAGAAGGCAAGAAGCAACGTCGAGGTGGAGAAGCTGCGCCACCAGATCAATCCCCATTTTATCCATAACACGCTGAATACGGTTCAAGTCATTGCGAAAATGAACAAGCAGAATGAGATCGTTCGGCTCATTACGCATTTTACGCGCATTTTGCACTATAACCTTGGCAAGGAAGGTACGCATGTCCGGGTGCAGGAGGAAGTCGATAACATCAACGATTACCTCGCGCTCCAAAGCATTCGGTACAGCCACCAGTTCGACGTGCAGATGGACATCGACCCGTCGACGCTGGGCGAGATGATTCCGCGCTTCGTGCTGCAGCCGCTCGTGGAGAACGCGATTTATCACGGGTTCCGCAACCGTGACGGCATGATTAAAGTGAGCATTGCAACGCATCCGGAAGGCGGCATCGTCATGTGCGTTGCGGATAACGGAGAGGGGATGCCGCCGGAGAGGCTCCAATCGCTGCTCGAAGACAAGTCCTCCGGCGGGCGCAGCGTCGGCATGGGCATCGGGCTTAGCTTCGTACACCGGCTTATTCAGGCCTATTATGGCGAGAGCTCCGGTCTGCGAATTGAGAGCGAGCTTGGCAAGGGACTTCGATTACGATACTCATCCTGA
- a CDS encoding collagen-like protein, which translates to MGRFRGPPGPPGPPGPQGPEGPEGICHPCPTGAQGPQGVTGLTGAAGVTGETGATGAVGATGATGETGATGVTGVTGATGENGAVGVAGVRGATGETGAVGATGVTGITGATGAGTTGITGITGATGAGTTGITGITGATGATGATGVTGATGATGGTGGTGATGATGATGVTGVTGATGATGATGVTGETGATGATGATGATGTTGATGLTGVTGETGATGATGVTGATGATGVTGETGATGATGTTGVTGGTGATGVTGATGATGDTGATGGTGATGATGVTGATGVTGTTGTTGDTGVTGATGATGTTGVTGETGATGATGTTGVTGATGATGTTGVTGETGVTGATGATGVTGVTGSVLDFADFFALMPPDNAATIAPGTDVSFPQDGPTSGGGIVRTGPSTFNLSAIGTYMVLFQVSIDEAGQLILTLNGVDLAYTVVGRATGTSQIVGMALVQTTVPNSILTLRNPTGNPAALTITPVAGGTRPVSAHFVITRLA; encoded by the coding sequence ATGGGAAGATTTCGAGGTCCTCCGGGACCCCCGGGGCCACCTGGCCCACAAGGTCCGGAGGGCCCGGAAGGTATTTGCCACCCGTGTCCCACGGGGGCTCAAGGCCCTCAAGGCGTAACAGGTCTAACTGGTGCAGCGGGAGTCACTGGTGAAACCGGTGCTACCGGCGCTGTCGGCGCAACAGGAGCCACAGGTGAAACCGGAGCTACAGGCGTAACGGGAGTCACAGGAGCCACAGGTGAAAATGGAGCTGTAGGCGTAGCAGGGGTCAGAGGAGCCACAGGTGAAACCGGTGCTGTAGGAGCAACGGGAGTTACAGGGATCACAGGAGCAACCGGAGCAGGAACGACCGGAATTACAGGGATCACAGGAGCAACCGGAGCAGGAACGACCGGAATTACAGGAATCACAGGCGCAACCGGGGCCACGGGAGCAACGGGAGTCACAGGAGCGACAGGAGCAACCGGCGGAACAGGCGGAACAGGAGCGACGGGAGCAACGGGAGCAACGGGAGTGACGGGAGTCACGGGAGCGACGGGAGCAACAGGAGCAACGGGAGTCACAGGAGAAACTGGAGCAACGGGAGCCACAGGAGCCACAGGAGCCACAGGAACGACGGGAGCGACGGGATTAACGGGAGTCACTGGAGAAACTGGAGCAACGGGAGCCACAGGAGTCACAGGAGCGACGGGAGCAACGGGGGTCACAGGAGAAACTGGAGCGACAGGAGCCACGGGAACGACGGGAGTCACTGGAGGAACTGGAGCAACGGGAGTCACAGGAGCAACCGGGGCCACGGGAGACACAGGAGCAACAGGCGGAACAGGAGCCACAGGGGCAACGGGAGTTACAGGAGCGACGGGAGTCACAGGAACAACGGGAACGACGGGAGACACTGGAGTCACAGGAGCAACAGGAGCGACGGGAACAACGGGAGTCACTGGAGAAACTGGAGCAACGGGAGCCACGGGAACGACGGGAGTCACTGGAGCAACAGGAGCGACGGGAACAACGGGAGTCACTGGAGAAACTGGAGTAACGGGAGCCACAGGAGCCACGGGAGTTACAGGCGTAACCGGAAGTGTACTAGACTTTGCGGACTTTTTTGCGTTGATGCCTCCAGATAATGCGGCAACGATAGCCCCAGGCACTGACGTCAGTTTTCCGCAAGATGGTCCAACTAGTGGAGGGGGAATCGTCCGCACTGGTCCCAGTACATTTAACCTCTCTGCAATCGGGACTTATATGGTCTTGTTTCAGGTGAGTATTGACGAAGCGGGGCAATTGATTTTGACGTTAAATGGTGTGGATTTAGCTTATACGGTGGTTGGGCGTGCAACAGGAACCTCTCAAATCGTAGGAATGGCTCTTGTACAAACAACAGTCCCTAATTCAATTCTCACATTGCGAAATCCAACCGGCAATCCTGCTGCATTAACGATTACTCCTGTTGCCGGAGGAACAAGGCCTGTCTCCGCTCATTTTGTTATAACACGACTTGCATAA
- a CDS encoding helix-turn-helix transcriptional regulator: MNLSHPSLPMIEKASLHMLAYDLHRRTELRHVNRKLPHYIVSYIKSGSCRLRIGGKDYYARQGDVVFIPPHEVHDHVKDSSELTEFLWWHFTLEIAECMDALQAFRFPVCFQLPKPERFEAVFHEYRCFADGPLSISDSLMKKAKALELVAILVDAAIHHPEVQLKSDHSEPFMAMLSELLDNPDRRIDLADLGKRYYMHPTYIAERFKKLFGITPTKLQLSLRLRKAKQLLETESKPIAEIARMTGYEDIDDFSRFFKSKTGLSPLKYRSALLGAAKG, from the coding sequence ATGAACCTCAGCCATCCCTCGCTGCCGATGATTGAGAAAGCGTCGCTTCATATGCTGGCGTATGATCTTCACAGGCGTACCGAGCTGCGGCATGTCAATCGTAAGCTTCCCCATTATATTGTGTCATATATCAAGTCAGGCTCCTGCAGGCTTCGCATCGGAGGCAAGGATTATTATGCCCGCCAAGGCGATGTTGTGTTCATACCGCCGCATGAGGTGCATGACCACGTGAAGGATTCGAGCGAGCTGACGGAGTTTCTGTGGTGGCATTTTACGCTGGAAATTGCGGAATGTATGGATGCCTTGCAGGCGTTTCGTTTCCCGGTCTGCTTCCAGCTGCCGAAGCCGGAGAGGTTCGAGGCGGTATTCCACGAATATCGGTGCTTCGCGGACGGCCCATTGTCCATCTCAGACAGCTTAATGAAGAAGGCGAAGGCGCTCGAGCTGGTTGCCATTCTCGTCGATGCGGCGATTCATCACCCGGAGGTGCAGCTGAAGTCGGATCATTCGGAGCCTTTCATGGCGATGCTCTCCGAGCTGCTCGACAATCCAGACCGCCGGATCGATCTCGCCGACCTCGGCAAACGTTACTATATGCATCCGACCTACATCGCGGAGAGGTTCAAGAAGCTGTTCGGCATTACGCCGACCAAGCTGCAGCTGTCACTGCGCCTGCGCAAGGCGAAGCAGCTGCTCGAGACGGAGAGCAAGCCGATTGCAGAGATCGCAAGGATGACGGGCTATGAGGATATCGACGATTTTTCCCGTTTCTTCAAGAGTAAGACCGGATTGTCTCCGTTAAAATATCGCAGCGCTCTGCTTGGAGCCGCAAAGGGCTGA